A genomic segment from Corylus avellana chromosome ca5, CavTom2PMs-1.0 encodes:
- the LOC132181458 gene encoding F-box/LRR-repeat protein At3g48880-like, producing MEDCYSLVRRWEDLHTDILVKIFQSFDIFELTKGIAHVCSAWRMAACDPLLWRTLDLSMLKSNFIIILLEPYVYVDSPSDKTLTRLLKISLSLSRGNITTLIFHFNLYVNDEQLTYTAERCPQLRRLVLPAWNRIKKTGICKAIRAWKDLESLTMPSIANPPYLMEEISKNCKNFSTLKIMGPCNILFASTLATYLPKLQVLSLRCSIVDKDALIIILDGLQHLEVLNISHCLLIEVLPPPASKRVVREIDQSILDRASRLREFLTCMKDSCIMCQRTKNDEGHVRWYRYEEGFWKADEVSSLAL from the exons ATGGAAGACTGTTACTCCCTTGTAAGGAGATGGGAGGACCTGCACACTGATATTTTGGTGAAGATTTTCCAGTCTTTTGACATATTTGAGTTAACTAAGGGCATTGCTCATGTCTGTAGTGCATGGCGTATGGCTGCTTGTGATCCTCTGCTTTGGAGAACACTTGATTTATCAATGTTGAAATCTAATTTCATAATAATCCTATTAGAGCCATATGTTTACGTTGATAGCCCATCTGATAAGACATTGACTCGTCTGTTGAAGATTTCTTTGAGTCTCAGCAGGGGAAACATAAcaaccttgattttccatttcaACCTGTACGTGAATGATGAGCAGTTGACTTATACTGCTGAAAG ATGCCCACAGCTCAGAAGACTTGTTCTGCCGGCTTGGAACAGAATAAAAAAGACTGGAATATGCAAGGCCATTCGCGCATGGAAAGATCTTGAGTCCCTAACAATGCCTAGCATAGCAAATCCTCCATATCTTATGGAGGAAATTTCCAAGAACTGCAAGAACTTTAGTACACTGAAGATTATGGGCCCTTGTAACATTTTGTTTGCTTCTACACTAGCCACATATCTTCCAAAACTACAGGTCCTAAGTCTCCGATGCTCAATTGTAGACAAGGATGCTCTGATCATTATCCTTGATGGTTTACAACACCTAGAAGTGCTTAACATATCGCATTGCCTTCTGATAGAAGTCCTTCCACCTCCTGCATCTAAAAGAGTTGTTCGAGAAATTGATCAATCTATTCTTGACAGGGCGTCTCGGTTGCGCGAATTTTTAACATGCATGAAAGACTCATGCATTATGTGCCAGCGAACCAAAAATGATGAAGGGCACGTTAGGTGGTACAGGTATGAGGAAGGGTTTTGGAAAGCAGATGAGGTGAGCTCTCTTGCACTTTGA
- the LOC132182796 gene encoding membrane steroid-binding protein 2-like codes for MAVELWETLKEAIAVYTGLSPATFFTVLALFLAVYYVISGLFGSSDQYQRPREVQEESQPLPPPVQVGEVTEEELKQYDGSDPQKPLLMAIKGQIYDVSQSRYYVRIFLLSFWVGRICGFFWGFLVFFRGKC; via the coding sequence ATGGCTGTTGAGCTGTGGGAGACGCTGAAGGAGGCGATCGCGGTCTACACGGGGCTCTCTCCGGCGACCTTCTTTACGGTTCTTGCTCTGTTCTTAGCCGTGTACTACGTGATATCGGGGTTGTTCGGATCATCGGATCAGTATCAGAGGCCCAGGGAAGTCCAGGAGGAGTCACAGCCTCTGCCGCCTCCGGTGCAGGTCGGGGAGGTCACCGAGGAGGAGCTCAAGCAGTACGATGGATCTGACCCCCAAAAGCCTCTGCTCATGGCTATCAAGGGCCAGATCTACGACGTGTCGCAGAGCAGGTACTATGTTAGAATTTTTCTTCTGAGTTTCTGGGTAGGTCgaatttgtggatttttttggggtttcttagttttttttcgAGGTAAATGTTAA